One Lycium barbarum isolate Lr01 chromosome 5, ASM1917538v2, whole genome shotgun sequence genomic window carries:
- the LOC132639385 gene encoding uncharacterized protein LOC132639385 produces MQQNQKEVLIVDEDGSNGLKINEVGGNTKQLRDQVINNTTVKISTEVLEIDGKPAESVPSAADLSPRQTRQIRNSKIKGGKKETVPPVKLVSKRFRRKLGMETTFVNISGKLWLFLSEDVQGSVEIDNEQQITFKLLHQCLNCIIVLPVVYASCDARERIVLWHSINQVSNLFDLPWLVGGDFNVISTEEETLGGLPVLYNEVVDFNHCLSSCGLQDLGYVGSTYTWWNGKAEEACIFKRLDRMVCSDKLLEVMPTMKVTHLIKKGSDYSPLELEFSTTTEEVIKQHWCIEFEGNPFTKFHHKLKKVKNALRSWSKNIYGNIFQQIASLEEVIKVHEEQNSKFFHAYVRGRRKKLRVDNIQDADGNWLTNQEEISQEAVRCYQKQFEEDKIPSKFCLLKHIPTLVTEDQNHTVEMLPNEEEVKEVVFALNGESVCGPDGFTGLFFQSAWEIVKLDVVDMVKEFFVGQALPRFITHTNLILIPKKEQVQSFSDLRPN; encoded by the exons ATGCAGCAAAATCAGAAGGAGGTTCTAATAGTTGATGAAGATGGAAGTAATGGCTTAAAGATCAATGAGGTAGGAGGCAATACTAAACAACTGAGAGATCAGGTCATCAATAATACTACAGTAAAGATTAGTACAGAAGTACTAGAGATAGATGGAAAGCCTGCAGAATCA GTGCCAAGTGCAGCAGATCTCTCTCCTAGACAGACAAGGCAAATAAGAAACTCAAAAATAAAAGGAGGAAAGAAGGAAACCGTTCCCCCTGTCAAACTAGTATCAAAGAG ATTTAGAAGGAAGTTAGGTATGGAAACAACTTTTGTCAATATCTCAGGAAAACTCTGGTTATTCCTCTCAGAGGATGTGCAGGGTTCTGTGGAGATAGACAATGAACAGCAGATTACTTTTAAGCTGCTTCACCAATGTTTAAACTGTATTATAGTCTTACCAGTGGTGTATGCCTCTTGTGATGCTAGAGAAAGAATAGTGCTTTGGCATTCCATTAACCAGGTCTCTAATCTTTTTGATTTACCTTGGCTGGTGGGAGGTGACTTCAATGTCATATCCACAGAAGAGGAAACATTAGGAGGTCTACCAGTCTTGTATAATGAGGTAGTAGATTTCAATCATTGTCTCAGCAGTTGTGGTCTACAGGATCTTGGATATGTAGGTAGCACATATACATGGTGGAATGGAAAAGCTGAAGAAGCATGCATTTTTAAAAGATTGGACAGGATGGTCTGTAGTGATAAATTGCTAGAGGTAATGCCCACCATGAAGGTAACTCATCTGATAAAAAAGGGATCAGATTACTCTCCTTTGGAACTTGAATTCTCCACAACTACTGAG GAGGTTATCAAGCAACACTGGTGTATAGAGTTTGAAGGAAATCCATTTACCAAGTTTCATCACAAGCTCAAAAAGGTGAAGAATGCATTGAGAAGTTGGAGTAAGAACATATATGGCAATATTTTTCAGCAAATTGCATCACTGGAAGAGGTAATCAAAGTCCATGAGGAGCA AAACTCAAAGTTCTTCCATGCTTATGTAAGAGGGAGGAGAAAGAAACTTAGAGTGGATAATATCCAAGATGCTGATGGAAATTGGCTAACCAATCAAGAGGAGATCTCTCAAGAAGCAGTCAGATGCTATCAAAAGCAGTTTGAAGAAGACAAAATTCCTTCTAAGTTTTGTTTACTAAAGCATATCCCTACCCTAGTCACAGAAGATCAGAATCATACCGTGGAGATGCTACCAAATGAAGAAGAAGTCAAAGAAGTTGTTTTTGCCTTGAATGGAGAAAGTGTCTGTGGTCCTGATGGATTCACAGGATTGTTCTTTCAATCAGCTTGGGAGATAGTCAAACTAGATGTGGTGGATATGGTGAAGGAATTCTTTGTGGGGCAAGCATTACCAAGATTCATCACTCATACAAATCTGATTCTTATCCCTAAGAAAGAGCAGGTGCAAAGTTTCTCAGATCTGAGGCCAAATTAG